The following nucleotide sequence is from Natronosalvus caseinilyticus.
GCATCGGCCCGCCCGGTCGTTGGATCCGCGTGACGAAAGAATCACCATCTCCGACGGCGCACGAGCGCACATGGAGTACGAAACGCCCCTCTTCTTTCACGTCATGGGCTACGCCGCCGAGGCCGACCGGGACGTCGTCGACATGGTCAGCGGCAACCCAGACTGGGAACCGCCACAGGCCCTCCGGGACGGCCTCCACGAGTACGCCGACCTCGAGAGCGAGTACTTCCAGTACCCGCCCAGCGAGGGCCTTCGAAGCCTCCGCGAGGAGATTGCGACTCGCCGCGGCGTCGACCTCGAGCAGGTCGTCGTCACGAACGGGGCCGGCGAGGCGAACTACCTGGCGATGGCCCGGGCGCTCGAGCGGGGTGCAGGGTCCGAGGTGATCCTGACCGACCCCGTCTACTCGTACTACCCGGGCAAGACGACGATGCTCGGCGGCGAGCCGACGTACGTCGAGGCGGCCGAAAACGGCCAGCTCGATCCCGATGCAGTCCGCGAGGCGGCGAGCGAGGAGACGGCCGCCATCGTCGTCAATACCCCGAACAACCCCACCGGCGCGGTCTACCCCGAGTCGACGGTGACGGAACTCGTCGCCATCGCCGAGGCCAACGACTCGATCCTCGTCGCCGACGAGGTGTACGACCACTACGACCTCTCCGGGACGTTCTCGAGCGCGCTCGGGATCGACTCGGATCACCGGATCGTCACGAACGCGTTCTCGAAGTCGCTGGCGATCACGGGCTTTCGCGTCGGCTACGCCATCTTCCCACCGCACCTCGTCGACGACGCCAAGAGTCGCCACATGCTGGTGAACGTCGCCGGAAGCGCCCCGGCCCAGTACGCCGTCCTCCAGGCGCTCCGGGAGACCGGCCCCGAGTACTACGAGGCCAACCGCGAACTGCTCCGCGAGCGCGTCGACACCTTCACCGCGGCGCTCGAGGAGGCCGGCGCCGAGTACACCCGTCCAGACGGCGCGTTCTACGTCCTGGCCCGGTTCGAGGGGTATCCTGGTACGCTCGAGAACGTCGAGCGCCTGATCGACGAGGCCGGCGTCGCCGGGATGCCAGGCGAGGCATTCGGCACCGCCCGCGATGACTGGCTCCGATTCGCGCTCGTGACGCCGCGACTCGAGGTGGCCGCCGATCGGCTGGCCGAGTACTTCGGCTGATCGCTGCTCCGTATTTGCTGCTCGCTGCTCGCCACTCGCTAACCGCGAATCGCTAATCGCTGC
It contains:
- a CDS encoding pyridoxal phosphate-dependent aminotransferase codes for the protein MEYETPLFFHVMGYAAEADRDVVDMVSGNPDWEPPQALRDGLHEYADLESEYFQYPPSEGLRSLREEIATRRGVDLEQVVVTNGAGEANYLAMARALERGAGSEVILTDPVYSYYPGKTTMLGGEPTYVEAAENGQLDPDAVREAASEETAAIVVNTPNNPTGAVYPESTVTELVAIAEANDSILVADEVYDHYDLSGTFSSALGIDSDHRIVTNAFSKSLAITGFRVGYAIFPPHLVDDAKSRHMLVNVAGSAPAQYAVLQALRETGPEYYEANRELLRERVDTFTAALEEAGAEYTRPDGAFYVLARFEGYPGTLENVERLIDEAGVAGMPGEAFGTARDDWLRFALVTPRLEVAADRLAEYFG